A single region of the Silene latifolia isolate original U9 population chromosome 8, ASM4854445v1, whole genome shotgun sequence genome encodes:
- the LOC141597079 gene encoding F-box protein At2g16450-like, whose product MDILSAVAKRRKLCGGGGAAVGFSNCATKGLCACIFKKSLSSSFDHLTDDLLAEILLRLPAKFVFRCKSVSKRWLSLTSSLSFTCSFILTRFSNDINKMLLFKVATRLPCIGQAYALPLLHDFSLPFAFDFIPPLRPDNYDINLYYQLNPRKVTDRLLTDIHLIDSYGGLVLLRAVFKDPPLVPSYHGTLPYYHYYVCNPITKHWVELPLISTLDLVGFTCYHLQKAQGEGQDSRVWADIDSYENLIKHNASYDPNKIDFTVVSIKPDEQALVHIIHVLSSADETV is encoded by the exons ATGGATATATTATCTGCAGTCGCTAAGAGGAGGAAGttatgtggtggtggtggtgctgcTGTTGGGTTTTCAAATTGTGCAACCAAGGGTCTTTGTGCTTGTATTTTTAAGAAATCGTTATCATCGAGCTTTGATCATCTTACTGATGATCTCTTGGCAGAGATCCTGCTCAGGCTTCCAGCCAAGTTTGTTTTCCGCTGCAAGTCCGTCTCCAAGCGTTGGCTCTCTCTTACGTCTTCCTTGTCTTTCACTTGTTCCTTTATCCTTACCCGTTTTTCAAATGACATTAACAAGATGCTACTCTTCAAAGTTGCTACTAGATTACCATGTATTGGACAAGCTTACGCACTTCCACTCCTCCATGATTTCTCATTGCCCTTTGCCTTTGATTTCATTCCGCCACTTCGACCTGATAACTATGATATTAACCTTTACTACCAGCTTAACCCCAGGAAGGTCACAGATAGGTTGTTGACGGACATCCACTTGATTGATTCCTATGGTGGATTGGTCTTACTACGGGCTGTATTTAAAGACCCGCCTCTTGTGCCTTCATACCATGGAACTCTGccttattatcattattatgttTGTAACCCCATCACGAAACACTGGGTAGAACTGCCTTTGATATCAACACTCGATCTTGTTGGTTTTACTTGCTACCACTTACAAAAGGCACAAGGAGAAGGTCAAGATTCTAGGGTTTGGGCTGATATCGATTCCTATGAGAACCTCATTAAGCACAATGCAAGTTATGACCCTAACAAGATAGACTTCACTGTAGTTTCCATCAAACCGGATGAGCAGGCTCTTGTACATATTATTCACGTCCTCTCCTCTGCCGATGAAACAG TGTGA